From the Agromyces laixinhei genome, the window GGCCAGCGTCACGATCACCGCGGGCGTCCGTTCGTCGCGGAGACGCTGCAGGGCGTCGAGCCAGTCCATGGCGCCCCCGGCTAGGGCCCGGTCGTGCCGGCGGGGACGAGCCCGGGTGCGCGCTCGTCGCCGGCCCTGTCGTGCGGATCGGGGCCGGCCGCAGCGTCGGCGGCCGCGGCGCGTGCGGCCTCGATGGCCCAGAAGATCTGCTCGGGCGTCGCAGGCGAGCCGAGTTCGACGCTCCAGCCGGCTGGGCCGAACTCGCCGACCGCCGCGCGGATCGCCTCGCGCGCGCTGAACGCGAGCATCAAGGGCGGCTCGCCGACGGCTTTCGAGCCGTAGACCACACCGTCTTCGCGGGCGTTCTCGAAGAGATCGACGTTGAACTGCCCGGGCATCTCCGAGAAGCTCGGCAGCTTGTAGGTGCTCGCCGACTGGGTGAGCAGTCGTCCGCGCTGCTCGCCGTCGGACTCGTCCCAGCGAAGCTCCTCGAGCGTGAGCCATCCGACTCCCTGCACATACGCGCCCTCGATCTGGCCGACGTCGACCATCGGCGAGAGCGAGTCGCCGACATCGTGCACGATGTCGACGCGGCGCAACCGGAGCGCCCCCGTGAAGCCGTCGATCTCGACCTCGGTGACGGCGGCTCCGTACGCGAAGTACTTGAACGGCGAGCCCCGCATCAGTTCGGGGTTCCAGTGCAGCCCCTCGGTTCGGTAGTAGCCGGTCGCCGACAGCTGCACGCGCTGCAGGTACGCTTCGTTCGCGACCTCGGCGAACGTGAGGCGTTCGTCGAAGCGGCCGAGCGCGGTCACGAACCCGCCCTCGAACCGCACGTCCCGTTCATCGACTCCGAGGAGCCTGCCCGCGACGGCCGCCATACGACCGCGAATCTGCTCGCAGGCGTCTTTCACGGCGCCGCCGTTGAGGTCGGAACTCGAGGAGGCGGCGGTGGCAGAGGTGTTCGGCACCTTGTCGGTGCGGGTCGGGGCGAGCCGAACCTGCTCGAGCCGGAGGCCGAGCGCCGTCGCCGCGACCTGCAGCATCTTGGTGTGCAGGCCCTGGCCCATCTCGGTACCGCCGTGGTTGACGAGCACCGAGCCGTCTTTGTAGACGAGCACGAGGGCGCCGGCCTGGTTGAACGTGGAGAAGTTGAACGAGATGCCGAATTTCACCGGGGTGATCGCGATCCCCCGCTTCGTTTCGGCGGTCGCCGCATTGAACGCGGCGACCTCACCCCGTCGTGCGTCGAGATCGCTCTCGGCGACCAGCCGGCTCCAGATCGCCCCGAGCCGTTCGGCGTCTTTCACCGGCTGTCCGTACGGAGTGCTCTGGCCCGGCCGGTAGAAGTTCTTCCGCCGCAGCTCTGCCGGGTCGATGCCGAGCACCGGGGCAGTGCGGCCGAGGATGTCCTCGATGAGGAACATGCCCTGCGGTCCGCCGAAACCGCGGAAGGCGGTCTGCGAGGTCTTGTTCGTCTTCGCGATGCGGCCGCGTACATGCACGTTCGGAATCCAGTACGCGTTGTCGAAGTGGCAGAGCGCGCGCCCGAGCACCGGCTCCGAGAGATCGATGCTCCATCCGCCGTCGGAGGTGAGGGTGGCGTCGAGCGCCTGGATCATCCCGTCTTCTGAGAACCCCGCCTTCCAGGTGATGTGGAAGGGGTGACGCTTGCCCGTCATGGTGATGTCCTGCGTGCGGTTCAGTCGCAGGCGCACCGGTCGCCCGGTGAGCTTCGCACCGAGCGCGGCGATCGCAGCGAACCCGTGGGGCTGCATCTCTTTGCCGCCGAACGCGCCGCCCATGCGGAGGGACTGCACGGTGACCCGATTCGACGGCACGTCGAGCACGTGCGCGACGATCTCCTGCGTCTCGGACGGGTGCTGCGTCGAGCACTGCACGAAGTACTGGCCCTCGGAATCGAGGACGGCGAGCGAGGCATGCGTCTCGAGGTAGAAGTGCTCCTGGCCGCCGACCTCGCAGACGCCCTCGAAGACGTGGGCCGAGCCCGCCATCGCCCCCGATGCATCGCCGCGAACGACCGTGCGCGCGGTGCCCTGGAACGAATCGGCGGCGATCGCCTCGGCCACGGTGATGCACGAGGGCAGCGCCTCGTACGCGACCCGCACTGCCTCGGCACCGAGTCGCGCCGCCTCCGGCGTCTCGCCGAGCACCCAGACGAGGGCGTGACCCGTGTACATCGCCTCGCTCGGGAAGAGCGGTTCGTCGTGCCTGATGCCGGCATCGTTGACACCGGGCACATCGCCCGCCGTGAGCACGCGAACGACGCCGGGCACCTCGTAGGCGGGGGAGACGTCGACGCTCACGCTGGCGTGCGCCTCGGTCGACTGCACCGGCCAGGCGGTGAGCACGCCTGCGGTCTTCGCGGCGAGATCGTCGGTGTACATCGCCGCTCCGGTGACGTGCAGTGCCGCGCTCTCGTGGGCGGTGCGGAGGCCGACGACGGGATTGGCCGGGCGGTCGGCGAGCGAGCTCATGCCGGAACCTCCCTCGATGCGATGAGCGTGGTGCTGTACACCTTCAACAGCGCGTTGCCGAGCATGAGCGAGCGGTACTCGCTCGACGCACGGTGATCCGAGATCGGTGTGCCCTCGGCCCGCAGCACCTTCGAGGCGGCGCGAACGGTGGTGAGGCTCCATGGCCGGCCGACGAGTGCCGCTTCCGTGGCGCGGGCGCGCAGGGGCGTTGCGGCAACCCCGCCGAGACCGACGCGTGCAGCGGTGACCACTCCATCGTCGACGTCGAGCGCGAAGGCTGCGGCGACGCTCGAGATGTCGTCGAACCGCCGCTTGGCGATCTTGTGGAACGCGGCGATGCCGGCGAGCGGCAGCGGGATGCGCACCGAGCGGATGATCTCATCGGGTCGGCGCAGCGTCTGACGGTAGCCGGTGAAGTACTCGGCGAGGTCGACCTCGCGCTCACCGCTGCGGGAAGCGAGCACGAGGCGTGCGCCGAGGGCGAGGAGCGCGGGCGGGGCGTCGCCGATCGGCGACCCCGTACCGAGGTTGCCGCCGAACGTCGCGCGATTGCGGATGAGCCGCGACGCGAACTGGGGGAGGAGTTGCGCGAGCATCGGCACGCGCCCGTCGAGTCGGCGTTCGACCTCGGAGAGCGTGAGGGCCGCCCCGATCTCGATCACCTCGCTGCCGACCACGAGCGCCCGCAACTCGTCGAGATGCTCGATCGCGACCACGAGCGCCGGGCGGAGTCCGCGGAGATTCACCTCGACACCGAGATCGGTGGACCCCGCGACGAGCACCGCCTCGGGTTCGTCGCGGAGCACGTCGACGGCCTCGTCGAGGCTCGCCGGGCGCAGGAACCGGCCGCCGCCGGATCGGACGTCGGTCGGCACGGCGACGGGCGCGGGCGCGGCACGGCGCGCGGCCAGGTCGTCGTCTGCGGCCGGAGAGCCGAGCGCGTACGCGGCATCGCGGATCGGACGGTAGCCGGTGCACCGGCAGAGGTTGCCGCTGAGGGCGTGCAGGTCGAATCCGTTGGGCCCGAGCTCCTCGTGCGCTTCGCCGGTGCTCACGGGGGCCCGACCGGCACGGTAGTACTCGTCGGCCATGCTGCAGGCGAACCCGGGGGTGCAATACCCGCACTGCGAGCCGCCGGCTTCGGCGAGCCTCTCCTGCACCGGGTGCAATGCCTCGGGCGAGCCGAGGCCCTCGGCGGTGACGATCTCCTGCCCGTTCAGGGCGGCGGCGGGCACCAGGCAGGCGTTCACGGCGGTCCAGGCCGTGCCGCCCCGGTCGTCGGGCGTGGCGAGCAGCATCGCGCAGGCGCCGCACTCGCCCTCGGCGCAGCCCTCTTTGCTGCCCGTCAGCCCGGTATCGCGCAACCAGTCGAGT encodes:
- the xdhB gene encoding xanthine dehydrogenase molybdopterin binding subunit, whose amino-acid sequence is MSSLADRPANPVVGLRTAHESAALHVTGAAMYTDDLAAKTAGVLTAWPVQSTEAHASVSVDVSPAYEVPGVVRVLTAGDVPGVNDAGIRHDEPLFPSEAMYTGHALVWVLGETPEAARLGAEAVRVAYEALPSCITVAEAIAADSFQGTARTVVRGDASGAMAGSAHVFEGVCEVGGQEHFYLETHASLAVLDSEGQYFVQCSTQHPSETQEIVAHVLDVPSNRVTVQSLRMGGAFGGKEMQPHGFAAIAALGAKLTGRPVRLRLNRTQDITMTGKRHPFHITWKAGFSEDGMIQALDATLTSDGGWSIDLSEPVLGRALCHFDNAYWIPNVHVRGRIAKTNKTSQTAFRGFGGPQGMFLIEDILGRTAPVLGIDPAELRRKNFYRPGQSTPYGQPVKDAERLGAIWSRLVAESDLDARRGEVAAFNAATAETKRGIAITPVKFGISFNFSTFNQAGALVLVYKDGSVLVNHGGTEMGQGLHTKMLQVAATALGLRLEQVRLAPTRTDKVPNTSATAASSSSDLNGGAVKDACEQIRGRMAAVAGRLLGVDERDVRFEGGFVTALGRFDERLTFAEVANEAYLQRVQLSATGYYRTEGLHWNPELMRGSPFKYFAYGAAVTEVEIDGFTGALRLRRVDIVHDVGDSLSPMVDVGQIEGAYVQGVGWLTLEELRWDESDGEQRGRLLTQSASTYKLPSFSEMPGQFNVDLFENAREDGVVYGSKAVGEPPLMLAFSAREAIRAAVGEFGPAGWSVELGSPATPEQIFWAIEAARAAAADAAAGPDPHDRAGDERAPGLVPAGTTGP
- a CDS encoding xanthine dehydrogenase small subunit, with protein sequence MDDVAVTVNGLRRPLLAAAHTTALDWLRDTGLTGSKEGCAEGECGACAMLLATPDDRGGTAWTAVNACLVPAAALNGQEIVTAEGLGSPEALHPVQERLAEAGGSQCGYCTPGFACSMADEYYRAGRAPVSTGEAHEELGPNGFDLHALSGNLCRCTGYRPIRDAAYALGSPAADDDLAARRAAPAPVAVPTDVRSGGGRFLRPASLDEAVDVLRDEPEAVLVAGSTDLGVEVNLRGLRPALVVAIEHLDELRALVVGSEVIEIGAALTLSEVERRLDGRVPMLAQLLPQFASRLIRNRATFGGNLGTGSPIGDAPPALLALGARLVLASRSGEREVDLAEYFTGYRQTLRRPDEIIRSVRIPLPLAGIAAFHKIAKRRFDDISSVAAAFALDVDDGVVTAARVGLGGVAATPLRARATEAALVGRPWSLTTVRAASKVLRAEGTPISDHRASSEYRSLMLGNALLKVYSTTLIASREVPA